One Tolypothrix sp. NIES-4075 DNA segment encodes these proteins:
- the csx10 gene encoding type III-D CRISPR-associated RAMP protein Csx10 gives MKRIELTITALSPLAIGRQKPGGSINEVEQYIPGSVLRGAIAKHILHRAGMELENLAANGGDFAHLFLAENPAIFQNAYPAVGKVGSKHQIVNNTIKVLPATAVSSKANPGFLPKGHGVFDTLIDSFCAEQFNHPYDPSSLKALAEGVDPRVEAYNSLYSQHDEQYCTHAATSRLLTRVGINRHRATSSDDILYSIEVLNEAFIAANENKNITWDNYVYRGYINVPNNSLAKKLTDFINNNSEVFRLGGSVSRGLGKVKITAKEIPLANDISSRIDAFNQVLHKRWQNWSDAFGDGRSPAGSDRTPNLISDTFTESLRERTFFTLNLHSDAILTDNWQHTTVISPEMLQQDAGVEDSTLQLHTAYSSYSYSSGWNSAWGLMKDVELVTNKGSVYLFSTQNRQIWENALSKLEWRGVGDRTCEGFGQVEICNEFHQVFRECAV, from the coding sequence ATGAAGCGAATTGAATTGACCATCACAGCACTATCACCCTTGGCAATTGGTCGGCAAAAACCAGGGGGTTCTATCAACGAGGTTGAACAATACATTCCAGGTTCGGTGCTGCGTGGTGCGATCGCTAAACATATCCTACACCGTGCTGGAATGGAACTCGAAAATCTTGCAGCTAATGGCGGTGACTTTGCACACTTATTTTTAGCAGAGAATCCAGCCATCTTTCAAAATGCCTACCCCGCAGTTGGTAAAGTGGGCAGTAAGCATCAGATAGTAAATAATACGATTAAAGTTTTACCTGCAACTGCTGTTAGTTCCAAAGCCAATCCGGGCTTTTTACCCAAAGGACATGGTGTATTTGATACATTAATTGACTCGTTTTGCGCTGAACAATTCAACCATCCTTATGACCCCAGCAGTTTGAAAGCCTTAGCAGAAGGGGTAGACCCGCGAGTTGAAGCCTACAATTCTTTGTATAGCCAACATGACGAGCAGTACTGCACCCATGCTGCTACAAGTCGTCTGTTAACGCGGGTTGGTATCAACCGCCATCGCGCTACATCTAGTGATGATATTTTATATAGTATCGAAGTTCTCAACGAAGCATTTATCGCTGCAAATGAAAACAAAAATATCACATGGGACAACTACGTCTATCGCGGCTATATTAACGTTCCTAATAACTCGTTAGCCAAAAAACTTACTGATTTTATTAACAATAACTCTGAAGTTTTTCGGCTTGGTGGTTCAGTATCGCGGGGATTGGGCAAAGTCAAAATTACTGCCAAAGAAATTCCACTTGCTAATGATATTTCTAGTCGCATTGATGCATTTAATCAAGTATTGCATAAACGCTGGCAAAACTGGTCTGATGCATTTGGCGATGGGCGTAGCCCCGCTGGAAGCGATCGCACACCTAACTTAATTAGCGATACTTTTACAGAGTCACTCCGTGAACGCACTTTCTTTACACTCAACTTGCACTCTGATGCAATTTTGACTGATAATTGGCAACATACTACAGTAATTTCACCAGAAATGCTTCAGCAGGATGCGGGTGTAGAAGACTCAACTTTACAACTCCACACTGCTTACAGTAGTTACAGTTACAGTTCGGGTTGGAATAGCGCTTGGGGTTTGATGAAAGATGTTGAACTTGTAACTAATAAAGGGTCGGTTTATTTATTTAGCACTCAAAATCGGCAAATATGGGAGAACGCACTTTCTAAATTAGAGTGGCGAGGTGTAGGCGATCGCACCTGTGAAGGGTTTGGACAAGTGGAAATTTGCAACGAGTTTCATCAAGTTTTTCGGGAGTGTGCAGTATGA
- the csx7 gene encoding type III CRISPR-associated RAMP protein Csx7: protein MFEIFKNRLEIIGILETVTALRISAGRSSEPIGSDLPVIKDALGRPLIPGSSLKGALRSRLESFLRGIHLDFAANPAQELEWSITPDRMSEFKEKNKNFKPQEKEEKLHEFIINNTDLVSSLFGSPWLASKFQIRDLTVSEPEENWFGQYQERDGVAIDRDTETAGDGKLYDFQVVPAGTPFIFHAVIENAEEWELGMLMIGLHQFQTKQIPLGGGRSRGLGVVKLIIKEMNWVDVRDENDKEKVNPNKVITYLKKLVSLNLNSPCDDAIPLPYTWAEAFIQHLNKKLEKLTDKLTNTTNIPN, encoded by the coding sequence ATGTTTGAAATCTTTAAAAATCGCCTAGAAATTATCGGTATTCTTGAAACTGTTACAGCCTTAAGAATCAGTGCCGGACGTTCATCTGAACCAATTGGCTCGGATTTACCAGTTATCAAAGATGCTTTAGGTAGACCCTTAATACCAGGTTCAAGTTTAAAAGGTGCGTTACGTTCCCGGCTTGAAAGTTTTTTGCGCGGAATTCATCTTGATTTTGCTGCTAACCCAGCCCAGGAATTGGAATGGTCAATAACTCCAGATAGGATGTCTGAATTTAAAGAAAAAAATAAAAATTTTAAACCACAAGAAAAAGAAGAAAAGTTACATGAATTTATTATCAATAACACTGATTTAGTTTCTTCGCTATTTGGTTCGCCTTGGCTGGCAAGCAAATTCCAAATTCGTGATTTAACAGTAAGTGAACCAGAAGAAAATTGGTTTGGGCAGTATCAAGAACGCGATGGCGTTGCCATTGATAGAGATACTGAAACTGCTGGCGATGGCAAGCTTTATGACTTTCAAGTTGTACCAGCCGGGACTCCATTTATATTTCATGCAGTTATTGAAAATGCTGAAGAATGGGAATTAGGTATGTTGATGATTGGCTTGCACCAATTTCAAACCAAACAAATTCCCCTTGGTGGCGGACGTTCTCGTGGATTGGGAGTTGTCAAGCTCATAATTAAGGAGATGAACTGGGTCGATGTCCGAGATGAAAATGACAAGGAAAAAGTCAATCCAAATAAGGTCATCACATATCTCAAAAAGTTAGTTAGCCTCAATCTAAATTCACCTTGTGACGATGCGATCCCCCTACCATATACATGGGCAGAGGCGTTCATTCAACACTTAAATAAAAAACTAGAAAAACTAACAGACAAATTAACTAATACAACCAATATTCCAAATTAA
- a CDS encoding RAMP superfamily CRISPR-associated protein — MHKRFVNHCTLDLTIIPDGPILIKSGREGADPTKPQMEFVETYHAGGRTIYLPGSSLKGAIRAHAERIVRTVGDDRKPDDPNRIWASNPLLTNDYDYLNDPDDPKKKLPAPAIYKESSFTDQIFGNIAIASRLRIEDAYPDTSLPLKIEERNGVAIDRVFGSVAHGPFDYQVCTDGAFKTKIHLKNFSLAQLGLIALVLRDLNAGWFGIGFAKSRGLGIVRLEYNSAVVQYPGCILDKEAQIYPFGSSTPWDKVYLAGAGEFLQEDGANPYGFPSNDKYEVATVSPRSMEYGFGVELRWEDKTDITELFMQSVAAWSKLLEEGGALCPTFG; from the coding sequence ATGCATAAGCGATTTGTTAACCACTGCACACTTGACCTGACAATTATTCCAGATGGCCCTATTCTGATTAAATCTGGTCGGGAAGGTGCAGACCCCACAAAACCCCAGATGGAATTTGTCGAAACTTACCATGCTGGCGGACGTACAATTTATCTTCCTGGTAGTTCGCTTAAAGGTGCTATCCGCGCCCACGCTGAACGTATTGTGCGTACCGTTGGCGACGATCGCAAGCCCGACGATCCAAACCGCATCTGGGCTAGCAATCCGTTGTTAACCAATGACTACGACTATTTAAACGACCCAGACGACCCCAAAAAGAAACTACCAGCACCCGCTATATATAAAGAATCATCCTTCACTGACCAAATATTTGGCAATATTGCGATCGCTAGCCGTCTCCGTATTGAAGATGCTTATCCTGATACCTCATTACCACTGAAAATTGAAGAACGCAACGGTGTTGCCATTGATAGGGTATTTGGTTCGGTAGCACACGGACCTTTTGATTATCAAGTCTGCACTGATGGCGCGTTTAAGACTAAAATCCACCTAAAAAACTTTTCGCTGGCACAGTTGGGCTTAATTGCACTTGTACTGCGTGATTTAAACGCAGGCTGGTTTGGCATTGGGTTTGCCAAGTCGCGGGGCTTAGGTATAGTTCGCTTAGAGTATAACAGCGCTGTTGTACAATACCCAGGTTGCATATTGGACAAAGAAGCGCAAATTTACCCATTTGGCAGTTCAACGCCGTGGGATAAGGTTTATCTTGCAGGTGCTGGGGAATTTTTACAAGAAGATGGTGCTAATCCTTACGGGTTTCCATCAAATGACAAATATGAAGTTGCTACAGTCTCGCCAAGATCGATGGAATATGGCTTTGGCGTAGAACTGCGCTGGGAAGACAAAACTGATATCACCGAATTGTTTATGCAAAGCGTTGCCGCTTGGAGCAAGTTGTTGGAAGAAGGAGGTGCTTTATGTCCAACGTTTGGGTAA
- a CDS encoding RAMP superfamily CRISPR-associated protein: MTNSSYRSNTNNGSDERAPAPYELVRFPDKTPSVCTPPGHDKYQSNCLHGTLFLTLQVQTALHVSTGVAVMGSDVDKNGIPLIKTMEQGVDKTLLIPGSSLKGCIRAIYEAITNSRLGVKSKTNNPPDRLPARRQNEICPAGVVFGASGDNWGWQGLINIRDARCNTNGFGVGYMPALWSPKPQGSNYYDEGKVAGRKFYYHMVRALDKGEKDGIRVQQASRNYTFSTQLHFKNLQSKQLGALLIALGQDSNYPFALKLGAGKPIGMGTMIVKITEVQVMQNQDDLCKHYKSFSNPDNEKLEGELLQQFILRHIQAAHSQNLIEEPQLEQLSQILSYPTTRQPYENY, translated from the coding sequence ATGACTAACAGTTCTTATCGCTCTAACACCAATAATGGTTCAGATGAACGCGCACCCGCACCATACGAACTCGTTCGGTTTCCAGATAAAACACCCAGCGTTTGTACTCCTCCCGGACACGACAAATACCAAAGCAATTGCTTACACGGTACCTTATTTCTGACTCTCCAAGTACAGACAGCGCTGCACGTTTCCACTGGGGTAGCTGTGATGGGTAGCGATGTTGATAAAAATGGTATACCCCTAATCAAGACAATGGAGCAGGGGGTAGATAAAACACTGTTGATTCCAGGTAGTTCTTTAAAAGGTTGTATCCGCGCTATCTATGAAGCAATTACTAATAGTCGTTTAGGCGTAAAGTCAAAAACCAATAACCCACCTGACCGCTTACCTGCTCGCAGACAAAATGAAATTTGTCCGGCGGGAGTCGTCTTTGGTGCATCGGGAGATAATTGGGGTTGGCAAGGATTAATTAACATCCGAGATGCACGCTGTAATACAAATGGTTTTGGTGTTGGTTATATGCCTGCTTTATGGTCGCCAAAACCTCAAGGAAGCAACTATTATGATGAAGGTAAAGTTGCTGGGCGTAAGTTTTATTATCACATGGTTCGTGCCTTAGATAAAGGTGAAAAGGATGGAATTCGCGTCCAACAAGCAAGTAGAAATTATACTTTTTCAACACAGTTACACTTTAAAAATCTTCAATCTAAACAACTAGGAGCGCTATTAATTGCTTTGGGACAAGACTCAAATTATCCCTTTGCACTCAAACTAGGTGCGGGAAAACCCATTGGTATGGGAACAATGATAGTGAAAATCACGGAAGTGCAGGTGATGCAAAATCAAGATGATTTATGTAAGCACTATAAGTCTTTCTCCAATCCAGATAATGAAAAATTAGAGGGTGAATTGTTGCAGCAATTTATTCTTAGACACATACAAGCAGCACACAGTCAAAATTTGATTGAAGAGCCGCAGTTAGAACAATTAAGTCAAATTTTAAGTTATCCCACTACCCGTCAACCTTACGAAAATTACTAA
- the cas6 gene encoding CRISPR-associated endoribonuclease Cas6, which produces MPRHSQKKLTTSSSLAQWSLDTELIGLEFELICEKDAYLYPQYTIGLHAWFLDQVRSLDAELSAYLHDGESEKPFTISALDGEIISSGRQIQLSTNTTYRWYVTALSSRVQKWMLEWLENLPSVVDLRSGTLKINSCDIIHPPTTYAELLNSEHGNTVTLKFLSPTSFRRKGHHFPLPVPVNIFHSYLRRWNDFSGIIINQDAFLAWVDDCVLINRCQITTAKVLAGKKGAVTGFTGAIEFSLTKEGSKQAEFQQLFYALGKLAPYCGTGHKTTFGLGQTRLGWSSQVLPDVPDVESVLAKRIEDLAEIFKEKRKRTGGDRADEIATKWATILARREMGESLQVVAQDLEMPYETVKTYVKLARRALKNEE; this is translated from the coding sequence ATGCCTCGACACTCTCAAAAAAAGCTAACTACATCATCTTCGCTAGCTCAATGGTCACTAGACACAGAGTTAATCGGCTTGGAGTTTGAGTTAATCTGCGAAAAAGATGCTTACCTTTACCCGCAGTATACTATTGGACTCCATGCTTGGTTTCTCGACCAAGTGCGATCGCTTGACGCAGAACTTTCTGCTTATCTCCACGATGGAGAATCGGAAAAACCTTTTACTATCTCTGCTTTGGATGGAGAGATAATTAGTAGCGGCAGACAAATACAATTATCTACTAACACCACTTACCGCTGGTATGTCACAGCTTTATCAAGTCGAGTGCAAAAGTGGATGCTTGAGTGGTTGGAAAATTTGCCCAGTGTAGTTGACTTACGCTCTGGCACTTTAAAGATAAATTCTTGTGATATTATCCATCCTCCCACAACTTATGCCGAACTGCTAAATTCTGAGCATGGCAATACTGTCACCCTGAAGTTTCTCAGTCCTACAAGTTTTCGTCGCAAAGGTCATCACTTCCCCCTCCCAGTACCAGTTAATATCTTCCACAGCTACTTGCGACGCTGGAATGACTTTTCTGGGATAATTATTAACCAAGATGCTTTCCTGGCTTGGGTAGATGATTGTGTGTTAATAAATCGTTGTCAGATAACAACTGCAAAGGTACTAGCGGGTAAAAAAGGTGCGGTGACAGGTTTTACTGGGGCAATTGAGTTTAGTTTAACTAAAGAAGGATCTAAACAGGCGGAGTTTCAACAGTTATTTTATGCTTTGGGGAAACTTGCACCTTATTGTGGTACTGGTCATAAAACTACATTTGGGTTGGGACAAACGCGCTTAGGTTGGTCATCGCAAGTTTTGCCGGATGTACCGGATGTGGAAAGTGTGTTAGCCAAACGCATTGAAGATTTAGCAGAAATTTTTAAGGAAAAACGCAAGCGTACAGGTGGCGATCGCGCGGATGAAATAGCCACAAAATGGGCGACAATATTAGCACGGCGAGAAATGGGAGAATCGTTGCAAGTGGTAGCGCAAGATTTAGAGATGCCTTATGAAACGGTGAAAACTTATGTTAAATTGGCGCGACGGGCGCTCAAAAATGAGGAGTAG
- the cas2 gene encoding CRISPR-associated endonuclease Cas2, giving the protein MFYLVCYDIVSDRRRNKVSKMLEGYGFRVQKSVFECVLDEKQYQTLSKYLMRLVNKREDQVRFYPMSAHNRCKVAVLGTQPEFVVDDAAFIV; this is encoded by the coding sequence ATGTTTTATTTGGTTTGCTACGACATCGTTAGCGATCGCCGACGCAATAAGGTGTCGAAAATGCTTGAAGGCTACGGGTTTCGCGTGCAAAAGTCGGTTTTTGAGTGCGTGTTGGACGAAAAACAGTACCAAACGCTATCCAAATACCTCATGCGACTTGTCAACAAACGCGAAGACCAAGTTAGATTTTACCCCATGTCTGCACACAATCGTTGCAAAGTTGCAGTGTTGGGAACACAACCTGAATTTGTTGTGGATGATGCAGCGTTTATTGTTTAG
- the cas1 gene encoding CRISPR-associated endonuclease Cas1: MPNIYITESDASFQMKHNYFQVFHQQKQCISLPIRHVNQIIIFGNVNLPNDVIKILRLHHIPVLYLTQDGEYLGRLENPSQVQAKYMFHQRKRLRDIEFNRATAESMIWAKLHNQHIFLQSWTRYHANHATQRASNYLTLLMDNLAIAKSLDELCEYNDEADNVYYTAINSLLSFYSIYPQTRVRQISGLFNLGYQLLHQYIYTLLNTVELHPDYAILHRHGHHELPLAWDFTVEFRAPIVDDLVLNFVRNLPSSNGNGNGKSQPKIILQNFLQHWEAKLRTFVLHPYAGEVSYRQCMDLQVREYLACLLGDVEYYRPLALKFHPNHPHFTNIAESEKTPLTLVKR, from the coding sequence ATGCCCAATATTTACATCACTGAATCTGACGCATCATTCCAAATGAAACACAACTACTTCCAAGTGTTTCATCAACAAAAGCAATGCATTTCGCTACCGATTCGTCACGTCAATCAAATCATTATTTTTGGTAATGTTAATTTACCAAACGATGTGATTAAAATTCTGCGCTTACATCATATTCCCGTCTTATATTTAACCCAAGATGGTGAATATTTAGGAAGGTTAGAAAACCCATCCCAAGTGCAAGCAAAATACATGTTTCACCAGCGAAAACGCTTGCGCGATATTGAATTTAACCGCGCTACGGCTGAAAGCATGATTTGGGCAAAATTGCACAATCAACATATATTTTTACAAAGTTGGACTCGCTATCATGCAAACCACGCAACTCAACGTGCGTCAAATTATTTAACGCTGTTGATGGACAATTTAGCGATCGCAAAATCCCTTGATGAACTTTGCGAATATAACGACGAAGCGGATAACGTTTACTACACCGCTATCAATTCGCTACTCAGCTTTTATAGCATATATCCCCAAACAAGGGTAAGGCAAATTAGTGGACTTTTCAACCTGGGATATCAACTGTTGCATCAATATATTTACACCCTTCTCAATACCGTAGAACTTCACCCCGACTACGCCATTTTACACCGTCACGGTCATCACGAACTCCCCTTGGCATGGGACTTTACTGTAGAATTCCGCGCACCTATTGTTGATGATTTGGTGTTAAACTTTGTCCGCAATCTTCCCAGTTCAAATGGTAATGGTAACGGGAAAAGCCAGCCGAAAATTATTCTCCAAAATTTCCTTCAACATTGGGAAGCAAAATTGCGAACCTTTGTACTGCATCCTTACGCTGGGGAAGTAAGCTACCGTCAGTGTATGGACTTACAGGTGCGGGAATACCTCGCTTGTTTGCTGGGTGATGTGGAATATTATCGTCCTTTAGCTTTGAAGTTTCACCCAAATCATCCCCATTTCACCAATATCGCTGAATCCGAAAAAACGCCGTTAACGTTGGTGAAACGATGA